From a region of the Candidatus Poribacteria bacterium genome:
- the pcrA gene encoding DNA helicase PcrA produces MNDTLLRSLNDVQREAVQHTNGPLLILSGAGSGKTRVITHRIAYLIKHHDISPFRILAVTFTNKAANEMKERLDTLVQGSVGRDLWVATFHATCARILRRDIEKLGAGRETKNVTRPGDHAYTRNFTIYDTGEQATLVKDVLRQLNYSDKQFHPRAILSNISRAKNESISPADFRNMADGYFDRVVAEIYALYQDALRLNNALDFDDLLLFAVEILRQNPEVCRYYQNKFEYILVDEYQDTNRCQYELVQLLTGAKQNICVVGDDDQSIYAFRGADIRNILDFEKDYPNTCVLRLEQNYRSTQNILDAAWGVVHNNTERKAKKLWTENNIGELVTCYEAMDENDEAGYVGTQIEDWHTEGVDYKDFAIFYRTNAQSRIFEEAFRTANIPYQIVGGVGFYDRMEVKDLLAYLRVMCNPSDSMSLRRIINVPSRGIGSTTLQRLVDFAVEEGITLFDAVHRVDEISTINRGLQAKVRRFAKIFDDLDATILPADALDYVLQETGYLKNLRQQDSIEAQNRVENIEELINAVIDYEQNHAEPTLSDYLENVALIADIDTMETDTTDMVTLMTLHSAKGLEFPFVFIVGMEEGYLPHQRSLGTQEELEEERRLCYVGITRAMEQLYLLHATSRRTYREIEYRTQSRFISEIPAHLIKQVDRYRSPFRETTGLYEVVSEEDSPDYYVDQIVLHPKFGRGKVTKVNETGHDVYVTVRFSRAGTKQLATSTAPLQTLSDS; encoded by the coding sequence ATGAACGACACCCTATTAAGATCTCTAAATGATGTCCAGCGCGAGGCAGTCCAACACACCAACGGACCGCTCCTTATTCTATCCGGTGCCGGTAGTGGCAAAACGCGCGTCATCACACACCGAATCGCTTACCTCATAAAACATCACGATATTTCCCCGTTCCGTATCCTCGCTGTCACTTTTACGAACAAGGCAGCAAATGAGATGAAGGAGCGTTTAGATACACTCGTTCAAGGCAGCGTTGGCCGAGATCTCTGGGTGGCAACTTTCCATGCAACCTGTGCCCGTATCCTTCGCCGAGATATTGAGAAATTAGGTGCGGGGAGAGAAACTAAAAACGTAACCCGACCGGGAGATCACGCCTATACCCGCAACTTTACTATCTACGATACAGGGGAACAAGCCACGCTCGTCAAAGATGTCCTCCGACAACTCAACTATAGCGATAAGCAGTTTCACCCGCGCGCGATCCTTAGCAATATCAGTCGTGCCAAAAACGAGTCTATCTCACCGGCGGACTTCCGAAATATGGCAGACGGCTATTTTGACAGGGTGGTTGCAGAAATCTACGCACTTTACCAAGACGCCCTCCGTCTGAACAACGCCCTTGATTTCGATGACCTGCTTCTCTTCGCGGTAGAGATTTTACGTCAAAATCCAGAGGTCTGTCGGTATTATCAGAACAAATTCGAGTATATCCTTGTTGATGAGTATCAAGATACCAATCGCTGTCAATATGAACTTGTGCAGTTGCTCACTGGAGCGAAGCAGAATATCTGCGTTGTTGGGGATGATGACCAATCCATCTATGCCTTCCGCGGTGCCGACATTAGGAATATCCTCGATTTTGAGAAGGATTATCCGAACACGTGTGTTCTCCGTCTCGAGCAGAACTATCGTTCTACACAAAATATCTTAGATGCCGCGTGGGGTGTCGTCCACAACAATACGGAACGGAAGGCGAAGAAACTCTGGACTGAAAATAACATCGGTGAACTCGTTACCTGCTATGAGGCGATGGACGAAAACGATGAAGCGGGGTACGTCGGAACCCAAATTGAGGATTGGCATACTGAGGGAGTTGATTACAAAGACTTTGCCATCTTTTATCGAACCAACGCACAGTCCCGAATTTTTGAGGAGGCGTTCCGAACCGCGAATATCCCGTATCAGATTGTCGGCGGTGTCGGCTTCTATGACCGGATGGAGGTCAAAGACCTGCTTGCCTATCTCCGTGTGATGTGTAATCCGAGTGATTCTATGAGTCTGAGACGGATTATAAACGTGCCGAGTCGTGGCATCGGGAGTACCACCCTTCAAAGGCTCGTCGATTTTGCGGTTGAAGAGGGCATAACCCTCTTTGACGCTGTCCATCGGGTTGATGAGATTTCCACAATCAACCGCGGACTTCAGGCGAAGGTCCGTCGTTTTGCGAAAATCTTTGATGACCTTGACGCAACGATCCTCCCTGCAGACGCGCTGGATTATGTCCTACAAGAGACCGGGTACCTCAAAAATTTGCGGCAACAAGATTCGATTGAGGCACAGAATCGCGTCGAAAATATTGAGGAACTCATTAACGCCGTTATCGACTATGAACAAAATCACGCCGAACCGACTCTCTCGGACTATTTGGAGAATGTCGCACTCATTGCGGATATAGATACCATGGAAACGGACACCACCGATATGGTAACTTTGATGACCTTGCACAGCGCGAAAGGATTGGAATTCCCGTTCGTTTTCATCGTCGGTATGGAGGAAGGCTACCTACCGCATCAACGCTCGCTCGGTACCCAAGAGGAGTTAGAAGAAGAACGTCGCCTCTGTTACGTCGGTATCACACGCGCAATGGAGCAGCTCTATCTCTTACATGCGACTTCGCGAAGAACGTATCGGGAAATAGAATATCGCACGCAGTCTCGCTTTATCTCCGAGATCCCAGCGCATCTCATCAAGCAGGTTGACCGTTACCGCTCTCCATTCCGTGAAACAACGGGTTTGTATGAGGTGGTTTCTGAAGAAGATTCTCCAGACTACTATGTGGATCAGATTGTTCTTCACCCGAAATTCGGAAGGGGTAAGGTAACGAAAGTCAATGAGACTGGACACGACGTTTATGTTACCGTTCGATTTAGTCGTGCCGGTACGAAACAACTTGCAACTTCTACTGCACCGCTGCAAACCCTATCTGATTCATAA